One Gloeobacter morelensis MG652769 DNA window includes the following coding sequences:
- a CDS encoding pyridoxal-phosphate-dependent aminotransferase family protein, which produces MDDKLFLMIPGPTPMPERALLAMAKAPIGHRSGEFAKIMAEVSENLKWLHQTASEVLILSSSGTGALEAAIINACSPGDRVLVGANGKFGERWVEVAQAFGLDVEVIAAPYGQPLSTDAFKAALEADTDKTIKAVVVTHSETSTGVINDLETIVGYIRAHGEALSIVDAVTSLGATSVPVDAWGLDFVGSGSQKAYMIPPGLGFLAVSERGWAACERSTMPRYYFDLRKYRKALKKNNTPFTTPVNLVFALQTTLQMLRAEGLDALFARHARLRNATRAAVRALGLALFNPDDHSASPAITAVVPPEGIACDKLRATLKKHYDIVIAGGQGEMEGQIVRIGHLGFVGERDVLTAIAALEGALHTLGYDGFTPGSGVAAASAVLFG; this is translated from the coding sequence ATGGACGATAAGTTGTTTTTGATGATCCCCGGTCCGACGCCGATGCCGGAGCGGGCGCTCTTGGCCATGGCCAAAGCTCCCATCGGTCACCGCAGCGGCGAATTTGCCAAGATCATGGCGGAGGTCTCCGAGAACCTCAAGTGGCTGCACCAGACGGCCTCTGAGGTGCTGATTCTCTCCTCGAGCGGCACAGGGGCTCTGGAAGCGGCGATCATCAATGCCTGCTCCCCGGGCGATCGGGTGCTGGTGGGCGCCAACGGCAAATTCGGCGAGCGCTGGGTGGAAGTAGCCCAGGCCTTCGGCCTCGATGTCGAGGTTATCGCCGCTCCCTATGGACAGCCCCTCTCCACGGACGCCTTCAAAGCCGCCCTCGAAGCGGACACCGACAAGACCATCAAAGCGGTGGTCGTCACCCACAGCGAGACTTCGACAGGGGTGATCAACGACCTGGAGACGATCGTCGGTTACATCCGCGCCCACGGCGAGGCGCTGTCCATCGTCGATGCGGTGACCAGCCTCGGGGCGACGAGCGTGCCGGTGGACGCCTGGGGACTCGATTTTGTCGGCTCCGGCTCGCAAAAGGCTTATATGATCCCGCCGGGACTCGGTTTTTTGGCGGTGAGCGAGCGGGGTTGGGCCGCCTGCGAGCGCTCGACGATGCCGCGCTACTATTTCGACCTGCGCAAGTACCGCAAGGCCCTCAAGAAAAACAACACTCCCTTCACTACACCGGTCAATCTCGTCTTTGCCCTGCAGACGACGCTGCAGATGCTGAGAGCCGAGGGGCTCGACGCGCTGTTTGCCCGCCACGCCCGCCTTCGCAATGCCACCCGCGCCGCTGTGCGCGCTCTGGGGCTGGCGCTGTTCAATCCGGACGACCACTCCGCAAGCCCGGCGATTACTGCTGTCGTGCCGCCGGAGGGTATTGCCTGCGACAAGTTGCGCGCCACGCTCAAGAAGCACTACGACATCGTGATCGCGGGCGGCCAGGGGGAGATGGAAGGGCAGATCGTGCGCATCGGCCATCTGGGCTTCGTCGGTGAGCGCGACGTACTCACGGCCATCGCCGCCCTCGAAGGTGCCCTGCACACTCTAGGCTACGACGGCTTCACCCCGGGAAGCGGTGTGGCGGCGGCAAGTGCTGTGCTGTTCGGCTAA
- a CDS encoding protease pro-enzyme activation domain-containing protein, with the protein MASTVPLRAEPPPQTKQFSINLSGVGRTVYPASVERPVPGTAWAAKPDDPVQPFYVRLKEPTEANYKLVGDWFTAQGLQVRRLGKALPLLVSGTVAQVSRALQVEIAETFNAGKLVRWARTAASLPSDIARFVQTIWGLQPGPDTVPECQAGSSYSIGPGNFVKCPPPAPEQPPVNRALPCKPGPFMNCAPNTPAGQP; encoded by the coding sequence TTGGCCAGTACGGTGCCATTGCGGGCCGAGCCACCGCCGCAAACCAAACAATTTTCGATCAACCTGTCCGGTGTGGGCCGGACGGTGTATCCGGCCAGTGTCGAGCGGCCGGTACCCGGCACGGCCTGGGCCGCCAAACCGGACGATCCGGTGCAGCCGTTTTATGTCCGGCTCAAAGAACCGACCGAGGCCAACTACAAACTCGTCGGCGACTGGTTCACAGCCCAAGGTCTCCAGGTGCGCCGTCTGGGGAAGGCCCTGCCGCTGTTGGTGAGCGGCACCGTCGCCCAGGTGAGCAGAGCGCTGCAGGTCGAAATTGCCGAGACCTTCAACGCCGGTAAGCTGGTGCGCTGGGCACGCACCGCCGCCAGTTTGCCGAGCGATATTGCCCGCTTCGTGCAGACCATCTGGGGATTGCAGCCTGGCCCTGATACTGTGCCCGAATGCCAGGCCGGTTCCTCATACAGCATTGGGCCAGGCAATTTCGTCAAATGCCCACCGCCGGCTCCTGAACAACCGCCCGTCAACCGCGCCCTTCCCTGCAAGCCCGGTCCGTTTATGAATTGCGCACCAAACACACCCGCCGGGCAACCCTGA
- the psbC gene encoding photosystem II reaction center protein CP43: METRFDQSFDAQNIRVRQEDYAWWAGNARLINLSGKLLGAHVAHAGLIVFWTGAMTLFELAHFETAKPMYEQGLILLPHLATLGWGLGTGANGFQVVDTWPYFVVGVLHLISSAVLGFGGIYHSIWGPDILSGFFGYDWKDKNKMTTILGIHLILLGIGCFLLVAKACWFGGIYDPWFFDNNNQWAGQVRTVTSPTLDPTIIFGYVLKSPFGGDGWIISVDNLEDIIGGHIWIGVICIAGGIWHILTKPFGWAQRSFIWSGEAYLSYSLGALSLMGFIASAYVWFNNTAYPSEFYGPTEMEASHAQNFVFMARDIKLGTDIGAAQGPTGLGKYLMRSPSGQVIYGGETMRFWSIKTPLDEMLKEGVEIKNNRLVYPEGGTTGYSVEKIMTEIQPWQIRRATEYMTHAAIGSLNSVGGVATEINTINYTSPRIWLSGSHFILGFFLLIGHLWHAGRARAANAGFEKGIARGTEGA, encoded by the coding sequence GTGGAAACGCGCTTTGATCAGTCGTTTGACGCGCAAAATATTCGCGTCAGACAAGAAGACTATGCCTGGTGGGCGGGCAATGCCCGGCTCATCAACCTGTCCGGCAAGCTCCTCGGAGCGCACGTCGCCCATGCCGGTCTGATCGTGTTCTGGACGGGTGCTATGACCCTGTTCGAACTGGCCCACTTTGAGACGGCCAAGCCGATGTACGAGCAGGGCCTGATTCTCCTGCCGCACCTGGCTACCCTGGGCTGGGGTCTCGGCACCGGCGCGAACGGCTTTCAGGTGGTCGACACCTGGCCCTACTTCGTTGTCGGCGTGCTCCACCTGATTTCCTCCGCAGTACTCGGTTTCGGCGGCATCTACCACTCGATCTGGGGACCGGACATCCTGTCGGGCTTCTTCGGCTACGACTGGAAAGACAAGAACAAGATGACCACTATTCTGGGTATCCATCTGATCCTGCTCGGGATCGGCTGTTTCCTGCTGGTGGCCAAGGCCTGCTGGTTCGGCGGCATCTACGACCCCTGGTTCTTTGACAACAACAACCAGTGGGCCGGCCAGGTGCGCACCGTCACCAGCCCGACCCTCGACCCGACGATCATCTTCGGCTACGTCCTGAAGAGCCCCTTCGGCGGCGATGGCTGGATCATCTCGGTGGACAACCTCGAGGACATCATCGGCGGTCATATCTGGATCGGTGTCATCTGCATCGCGGGTGGCATCTGGCACATCCTCACCAAGCCGTTTGGCTGGGCGCAGCGCTCGTTCATCTGGTCGGGCGAAGCCTACCTGTCCTACTCGCTCGGTGCCCTGTCGCTGATGGGCTTTATCGCCAGTGCCTACGTCTGGTTTAACAACACCGCCTATCCCTCCGAGTTCTACGGTCCCACCGAAATGGAGGCCAGCCACGCCCAGAACTTCGTGTTCATGGCGCGTGACATCAAACTCGGTACCGACATCGGTGCAGCCCAGGGGCCGACCGGCCTTGGCAAGTACCTGATGCGCTCGCCCTCGGGTCAGGTGATCTACGGTGGTGAGACCATGCGCTTCTGGTCGATCAAGACCCCCCTTGACGAGATGCTCAAGGAAGGCGTCGAGATCAAGAACAACAGGCTGGTCTACCCCGAAGGCGGCACCACCGGCTACTCGGTCGAGAAGATCATGACCGAGATCCAGCCGTGGCAGATCCGTCGCGCCACCGAGTACATGACCCATGCGGCCATCGGTTCGCTCAACTCGGTAGGTGGTGTGGCAACTGAGATCAATACGATCAACTACACCTCACCCCGCATCTGGCTGTCGGGGAGCCACTTCATCCTGGGCTTCTTCCTGCTGATTGGCCACCTGTGGCACGCCGGTCGCGCCCGGGCCGCCAACGCCGGCTTCGAGAAGGGCATCGCCCGCGGCACCGAAGGAGCCTAA
- the psbD gene encoding photosystem II D2 protein (photosystem q(a) protein), with the protein MTIAVGRSEQSQGWFDALDDWLKKDRFVFIGWSGLLFFPTAYLAVGAWLTGTTFVTSWFTHGLASSYLEGGNFLTVAVSSPADAMGHSLLLLWGPEAQGDFTRWCQIGGLWAFISFHGALALMGFMLRQFEIARLIGIRPYNAIAFSAPIAVFVSVFLMYPLGQHSWFFGPSYGVNGIFRFLLFFQGFHNWTLNPFHMMGVAGVLGGALLCAIHGATVENTLFEDGEAPNTFKAFDPAQEEETYSMILANRFWSQIFGIAFSNKRWLHFFMLFVPVTGLWMASIGIIGVALNLRAYEFVSQEIRAAQDPEFETLYTANILINEGIRAWMGPYDQNYDETLKFPEEVLPRGNAL; encoded by the coding sequence ATGACCATCGCTGTAGGAAGAAGTGAGCAGAGCCAAGGGTGGTTCGACGCCCTTGACGACTGGCTCAAGAAGGACCGCTTCGTTTTCATCGGTTGGTCCGGCCTGCTGTTCTTCCCCACTGCGTACCTCGCTGTGGGTGCCTGGCTGACCGGCACGACCTTCGTCACCTCCTGGTTTACCCATGGGCTCGCCAGCTCTTACCTCGAAGGTGGCAACTTCCTGACCGTCGCCGTCAGCTCGCCTGCCGACGCGATGGGTCACTCGCTGCTTCTGCTGTGGGGTCCCGAAGCCCAGGGTGATTTCACCCGCTGGTGCCAGATTGGCGGGCTTTGGGCGTTTATCTCCTTTCACGGCGCCCTGGCGCTGATGGGCTTCATGCTCCGCCAGTTTGAAATTGCTCGCCTGATCGGCATCCGTCCTTACAACGCGATCGCCTTCTCGGCTCCGATCGCCGTGTTCGTTTCGGTCTTCTTGATGTACCCGCTGGGCCAGCACTCGTGGTTCTTCGGTCCCAGCTACGGCGTCAACGGTATCTTTCGTTTCTTGTTGTTCTTCCAGGGCTTTCACAACTGGACGCTGAACCCCTTCCACATGATGGGTGTGGCGGGTGTGCTTGGCGGTGCCTTGCTGTGCGCCATCCACGGCGCCACGGTGGAGAACACCCTGTTTGAGGACGGCGAAGCGCCCAATACCTTCAAGGCCTTTGACCCCGCTCAGGAAGAAGAGACCTACTCGATGATCCTGGCTAACCGCTTCTGGAGCCAGATTTTTGGTATTGCCTTCTCCAACAAGCGCTGGCTGCACTTCTTCATGCTGTTCGTACCCGTCACCGGTCTGTGGATGGCTTCCATCGGCATCATCGGTGTGGCCCTGAACCTGCGGGCTTACGAGTTCGTTTCCCAGGAAATCCGCGCTGCGCAGGATCCTGAGTTTGAGACTCTCTACACTGCGAACATTCTGATCAACGAAGGTATCCGCGCCTGGATGGGTCCCTACGACCAGAACTACGACGAGACGCTCAAGTTCCCTGAAGAGGTGCTGCCCCGTGGAAACGCGCTTTGA
- a CDS encoding DEAD/DEAH box helicase: MTFADLQLHPDLVRAVEQLGFIQPTPIQTLAIPPALAGRDVLACAMTGSGKTAAFLLPILQQLIARPRGATRALVLTPTRELAGQIEMHLGQLACYSALRGASIIGGVSPEPQARAFHKGVEVLIGTPGRLLDHFDQPYARLANLEILVLDEADRMLEMGFLPDIRRILRHTGHRRQTLFFSATMPGPIAKLATEILRNPVALNQERKAAPAAGITHSVYPVAQNLKSKFLLELLEREGMRQVIVFTRTKHRANRLSEYLSKARISCERIHGNRSQGQRTEALAGFKSGKYRVLVATDIASRGIDIEALGHVVNFDVPQAAEDYIHRVGRTARAERTGDAFTFVSPEEEDQLRAIERAIGKRLPRLTLLNFDYAVAPQGSRLSG, from the coding sequence ATGACTTTTGCGGATCTCCAATTGCACCCGGATCTGGTGCGCGCTGTTGAGCAATTGGGCTTTATTCAACCCACGCCCATCCAGACTCTGGCCATACCACCGGCACTGGCGGGCCGCGATGTGCTCGCCTGCGCAATGACCGGCAGCGGCAAAACAGCCGCTTTTTTATTGCCGATTTTGCAGCAGCTCATTGCCCGGCCCCGCGGCGCCACCCGGGCGCTGGTGCTGACACCGACGCGCGAACTGGCCGGCCAGATCGAGATGCACCTCGGCCAGCTAGCTTGCTACAGCGCCCTGCGCGGCGCCTCGATTATCGGCGGTGTGTCCCCTGAGCCCCAGGCGCGTGCTTTTCACAAGGGCGTCGAGGTGTTGATCGGTACCCCGGGCCGTCTGCTCGACCACTTCGATCAGCCCTACGCCCGGCTTGCGAACCTGGAGATTCTGGTGCTCGATGAGGCCGACCGGATGCTCGAGATGGGCTTCCTGCCCGACATCCGCCGCATCCTCAGGCACACGGGCCACCGTCGCCAGACGCTCTTTTTCTCTGCCACCATGCCGGGGCCGATCGCCAAACTCGCCACCGAAATTCTGCGCAACCCCGTCGCTCTCAACCAGGAGCGCAAGGCCGCCCCAGCAGCCGGTATCACCCACAGCGTCTATCCGGTGGCCCAAAATCTCAAATCGAAGTTTTTGCTGGAATTGCTGGAGCGCGAAGGGATGCGCCAGGTAATTGTATTTACGCGCACCAAGCATCGCGCCAACCGCCTGTCTGAGTATCTCAGCAAAGCCAGAATCAGCTGCGAGCGCATCCACGGCAACCGCTCCCAGGGGCAGCGCACCGAGGCTCTGGCAGGCTTCAAAAGCGGCAAATACCGGGTGCTGGTGGCTACCGACATCGCCTCGCGCGGTATCGATATCGAAGCGCTCGGACACGTCGTCAACTTCGATGTCCCACAGGCTGCCGAAGACTACATCCATCGCGTCGGCCGCACGGCGAGGGCCGAGCGCACCGGTGACGCCTTTACCTTCGTCTCCCCCGAAGAAGAAGACCAATTGCGGGCGATCGAACGCGCCATCGGCAAGCGCCTGCCGCGCCTGACCCTGTTGAATTTCGACTATGCCGTCGCACCTCAGGGATCCAGGCTTTCCGGCTGA
- the thyX gene encoding FAD-dependent thymidylate synthase — MTNAHTLKLKDIVGKDPSVIRVLDQGFIQLVDYMPSDYPFGQVVEGATAGDIAVVAAARVSYGTVTKGTDADRKLIEFLLRHGHTSPLEMVEFKFIVKAPVVMWWQHVRHRIQEMNFQSGRYTPYPENEFYLPEKLRAQDKVNKQGSVLVDFLSSEEERALLEELRAHYEAGFSLYKKMLAKGVAKEMARLALPGWALYHTAYVKMNAHALMHYLAKRTEPDAQYEIRVYAQAMERIFAQKLPWVHAAWRDSRGAAI, encoded by the coding sequence ATGACCAACGCCCACACGCTCAAGCTCAAAGACATCGTCGGCAAAGACCCGAGCGTCATCCGCGTCCTTGACCAGGGTTTTATCCAGCTGGTGGACTATATGCCTTCCGATTACCCCTTCGGCCAGGTCGTCGAAGGTGCCACTGCTGGGGACATCGCCGTCGTGGCCGCCGCCCGGGTCTCCTACGGTACGGTTACCAAGGGAACCGATGCCGACCGCAAGCTTATCGAGTTTCTCCTCCGCCACGGCCATACCAGTCCGCTGGAGATGGTCGAATTCAAATTCATCGTCAAAGCACCGGTGGTCATGTGGTGGCAGCACGTCCGTCACCGCATCCAGGAGATGAACTTTCAGTCGGGACGGTATACCCCCTACCCGGAGAACGAGTTCTATCTACCCGAGAAACTGCGCGCCCAGGACAAGGTCAACAAGCAAGGCTCGGTGCTGGTGGACTTTTTGAGCAGCGAGGAGGAGCGGGCATTGCTCGAAGAACTGAGAGCGCACTACGAGGCAGGCTTTTCCTTATATAAAAAGATGCTTGCCAAAGGAGTGGCCAAAGAAATGGCCCGCCTCGCCCTGCCGGGTTGGGCACTCTACCACACCGCCTACGTCAAGATGAACGCCCATGCGCTGATGCACTATCTGGCCAAGCGCACCGAACCCGATGCCCAGTACGAAATCCGGGTCTACGCCCAGGCCATGGAGCGTATATTCGCCCAAAAGCTTCCCTGGGTGCATGCCGCTTGGCGCGATAGCCGGGGGGCGGCGATCTGA
- the psbA gene encoding photosystem II q(b) protein: MTATLERRSSQGLWDRFADWVTSTNNRFYVGWFGVLMIPTLLSATICFIVAFVAAPPVDMDGIREPISGSLLYGNNIITGAVIPSSNAIGLHFYPIWEAASMDEWLYNGGPYQLVVFHFLIGVFCYLGREWELSYRLGLRPWICIAYSAPVAAATAVFLVYPIGQGSFSDGMPLGISGTFNFMFVFQAEHNILNHPFHMLGVAGVFGGSLFSAMHGSLVTSSLIRETSMEESQNYGYKFGQEEETYNIIAAHGYFGRLIFQYASFNNSRSLHFFLAAWPVIGIWFTALGVSVMAFNLNGFNFNSSIVDSQGRAIYTWADIVNRANLGMEVMHERNAHNFPLDLAGSESAPVAVGNADLNG, from the coding sequence ATGACTGCAACCCTTGAACGTCGTTCTTCACAGGGTCTGTGGGACCGCTTCGCCGATTGGGTGACCTCCACCAACAACCGCTTCTACGTCGGTTGGTTCGGCGTGCTGATGATCCCCACCCTGCTTTCGGCCACCATTTGCTTCATCGTCGCCTTTGTCGCCGCCCCGCCGGTGGACATGGACGGCATCCGCGAACCGATTTCAGGCTCGCTGCTGTACGGCAACAACATCATCACCGGCGCGGTGATTCCTTCTTCCAACGCCATCGGTCTGCATTTTTACCCGATTTGGGAAGCGGCTTCGATGGACGAGTGGCTCTACAACGGTGGTCCTTACCAGCTGGTGGTTTTTCACTTTCTCATTGGGGTGTTTTGCTACCTGGGCCGCGAGTGGGAACTGAGCTACCGTCTGGGCCTGCGTCCTTGGATTTGCATTGCCTACAGTGCTCCTGTGGCGGCGGCGACGGCGGTATTTCTGGTCTACCCGATTGGGCAGGGCAGCTTCAGTGACGGTATGCCGCTGGGCATTTCGGGCACGTTCAACTTCATGTTTGTATTTCAGGCGGAGCACAACATTCTGAATCATCCGTTCCACATGCTGGGAGTGGCGGGTGTGTTCGGCGGTTCGCTGTTCAGTGCGATGCACGGTTCTTTGGTGACGTCGAGCCTGATACGTGAGACGTCGATGGAAGAGTCTCAGAACTACGGCTACAAGTTTGGTCAGGAGGAGGAGACGTACAACATCATAGCGGCGCATGGATATTTTGGCCGCTTGATCTTCCAGTACGCGAGCTTCAACAACAGCCGCAGTTTGCACTTTTTCTTGGCTGCGTGGCCGGTGATTGGGATTTGGTTCACGGCGCTGGGTGTTTCGGTGATGGCGTTCAACCTGAACGGCTTCAACTTCAACAGCAGCATTGTGGATTCTCAGGGTCGGGCGATTTACACGTGGGCGGACATCGTCAACCGGGCGAATCTGGGCATGGAAGTGATGCACGAGCGCAACGCTCACAACTTCCCCTTGGATTTGGCGGGTAGCGAATCGGCTCCGGTGGCGGTGGGCAACGCCGACCTCAACGGCTAA